The following are encoded in a window of Oncorhynchus mykiss isolate Arlee chromosome 11, USDA_OmykA_1.1, whole genome shotgun sequence genomic DNA:
- the LOC110535666 gene encoding serine/threonine-protein kinase PRP4 homolog, giving the protein MADVELEIESTRMNNNGNEHVKEDLESNEKSGSEEESVENSEDEEDDKEVGEGAAEMNGEKTAERSKYYSSGSKHKKKKHKHRSKHKKHKHASEEDKDRKRKHRHKHKKHKRKDGSSPSAPGINSSSSHRKTDISPVSDDKALLEELEKQRAMIKAELDSQMMEGGKVQSGMGLILQGYNSGSEEGDGDGGVRNGEQHQRGSMAKPPSPRGRSGKSRRDTTEAGKSSSKRHSRSKSREKTGKESKSDKTTKGTKNTAAKDRGRSKSKERKRSRSRSKERSKKSPSPSSRRSEQRGGRLDKRSSPQNDVRPNAVHGSRKSRSRERPGRSEAEKEPDKRPTKSPFKDTSSGKENRSPQRRGGRELSSPQRRRSTSPRSTRDSQRASASASTSKQGSPSRAARSPARRGSSRSIDARRRDADRQGSSPLRKRIRPEAGPGGRARSRETSPRGAPQGRRMSRSPFRRRSPSPFRRRSRSPLRRRSPERDRYGRLRQYGRRSNSRDRDRRRRHGRDEDKFKGSLSEGMKADKESSEEEVFEDFDGEEVDEEALIEQRRQQRLAIVQKYRGGNEDSMTSMASDPSSPQSSTRSRSPSPDDILERVAADVKEYELENLDTFEENIKAKQGLITQEKDGLKKPSAPDMFTESDDMFEAAIDSARMRAAGVGGKDFKENPNLRDNWTDAEGYYRVNIGETLDKRYDVYGYTGQGMFSNVIRGRDTARAGQDVAVKIIRNNELMQKTGLKELEFLKRLNDADPDDKFHCLRLFRHFYHKQHLCLVFEPLSMNLREVLKKYGKDVGLHIKAVRSYTQQLFLALKLLKRCNILHADIKPDNILVNESKTILKLCDFGSASHVADNDITPYLVSRFYRAPEIIIGKPYDYSIDMWSVGCTLYELYTGKILFPGSSNNHMIKLAMDLKGKMPNKMIRKGLFKDQHFDQNLNFLYIEVDKVTEREKVTVMSTINPTKDLLCDMVGGQRLPEEQRKKVLILKDLIDATLMLDPAKRISINQALQHPFIQEKI; this is encoded by the exons ATGGCCGACGTAGAGCTGGAAATCGAGTCTACAAGAATGAATAATAATGGGAACGAACACGT GAAAGAAGATTTGGAGAGCAATGAGAAGAGTGGGAGCGAGGAGGAGAGTGTTGAAAATTCTGAAGATGAAGAGGACGATAAAGAGGTTGGAGAGGGGGCAGCTGAAATGAATGGAGAAAAGACAGCAGAGAGGTCCAAATATTACAGCAGTGGCAGCAAACACAAGAAAAAGAAGCACAAACACCGCAGCAAGCACAAAAAACACAAACACGCCTCCGAAGAGGACAAGGACCGCAAGCGCAAACATAGACACAAACACAAGAAACACAAACGTAAAGATGGCTCCTCTCCATCCGCCCCTGGCATCAACAGCTCCTCCAGCCACAGAAAAACGGACATATCCCCTGTATCTGATGACAAGGCTTTATTGGAGGAGTTGGAGAAACAGAGGGCCATGATCAAAGCAGAGCTAGACAGCCAGATGATGGAGGGGGGCAAGGTGCAGTCAGGCATGGGCCTCATCCTACAGGGTTATAACTCTGGCTctgaggagggagatggagatggggGGGTCCGGAATGGGGAGCAGCACCAGAGGGGCAGCATGGCAAAGCCCCCCTCCCCCAGGGGTAGGAGTGGTAAATCCAGACGGGACACCACAGAAGCAGGCAAGTCCAGCTCCAAGCGCCACAGTCGGAGCAAGTCCAGGGAGAAGACTGGCAAGGAGTCCAAGTCAGACAAAACGACCAAAGGCACCAAAAACACCGCCGCCAAAGACCGTGGCCGCAGCAAATCAAAAGAGAGGAAACGCTCCCGGAGCAGGTCCAAAGAGAGAAGCAAGAAGTCTCCTTCCCCCTCTAGCAGGAGATCAGAGCAGAGGGGCGGCCGCTTGGATAAACGCTCTTCGCCCCAGAACGATGTCAGACCAAACGCGGTGCACGGCAGCCGGAAGTCCAGATCACGGGAGCGTCCAGGACGATCGGAGGCGGAGAAAGAGCCGGACAAGAGGCCGACCAAGTCCCCGTTTAAGGACACCTCGTCAGGGAAAGAGAATCGCTCTCCACAAAGGCGAGGAGGAAGGGAGCTCAGCAGCCCCCAGAGGAGACGCAGCACCTCCCCACGCTCCACCAGAGACTCCCAACGGGCATCAGCTTCAGCCTCTACCTCCAAACAGGGCTCTCCTTCCAGAGCAGCCAGGTCCCCAGCCAGGAGAGGCAGCAGTCGCTCCATAGACGCCAGGAGGAGGGATGCTGACAGACAGGGCTCCTCACCACTAAG GAAGCGAATACGGCCAGAAGCAGGACCAGGGGGTAGAGCGAGGTCACGGGAGACCAGCCCCAGAGGTGCTCCCCAAGGTCGCAGGATGAGCCGCTCTCCCTTCAGAAGAAGGTCTCCCTCGCCCTTCCGGAGACGGAGTAGATCTCCACTGAGACGCAG GTCACCAGAGAGGGACAGGTACGGCCGTCTCAGACAGTACGGCAGGCGCTCCAACTCCCGGGAccgggacaggaggaggagacatGGCCGGGACGAGGACAAATTCAAGGGCAGCCTCTCTGAGGGCATGAAGGCTGACAAGGAGTCCTCCGAAGAGGAAGT GTTTGAGGATTTTGACGGTGAGGAGGTGGATGAAGAGGCCCTCATAGAGCAGCGCCGCCAGCAGCGTCTAGCTATCGTCCAG AAATACCGTGGCGGCAACGAGGACAGCATGACGTCTATGGCGTCGGATCCCAGTAGCCCCCAGAGCAGCACGCGGAGCCGCTCGCCCTCACCAGACGACATCCTGGAGCGCGTGGCGGCCGACGTGAAGGAGTACGAGCTGGAGAACCTGGACACGTTTGAGGAGAACATCAAGGCCAAGCAAGGCCTCATCACACAGGAGAAGGATG GACTCAAAAAGCCCTCAGCCCCTGATATGTTTACAGAATCGGACGACATGTTTGAAGCAGCCATTGAT AGTGCCAGGATGAGAGCAGCAGGTGTGGGGGGGAAGGACTTCAAAGAGAACCCCAACCTCCGGGACAACTGGACCGACGCAGAGGGTTACTACC GTGTGAACATCGGGGAGACGCTGGACAAGCGCTACGACGTGTATGGCTACACAGGCCAGGGAATGTTTAGCAATGTGATCAGGGGCAGGGACACGGCCCGCGCCGGACAGGATGTGGCTGTCAAGATCATCCGCAACAACGAGCTCAT GCAGAAGACTGGCCTGAAGGAGCTGGAGTTCCTCAAGAGGCTCAACGACGCCGACCCCGACGACAAGTTCCACTGCCTGCGCCTCTTCAGACACTTCTACCACAAGCAGCACCTGTGTCTGGTGTTTGAGCCCCTCAG TATGAACTTGCGCGAGGTGTTGAAGAAGTATGGTAAGGATGTGGGCCTCCACATCAAGGCTGTCCGCTCCTACACCCAGCAGCTCTTCCTGGCCCTCAAGCTCCTCAAACGGTGCAACATCCTCCACGCTGACATCAAGCCCGACAACATCTTG GTGAATGAGTCGAAGACCATCCTGAAACTCTGCGATTTTGGCTCGGCATCCCACGTGGCGGACAACGACATCACACCGTACCTCGTCAGCAGATTCTACAGAGCTCCCGAAATCA tCATTGGGAAGCCGTACGACTACAGCATAGACATGTGGTCGGTGGGCTGCACCCTATACGAACTCTACACTGGCAAGATCCTGTTCCCCGGCTCCTCCAACAACCACATGATCAAACTTGCCATGGACCTCAAGGGCAAGATGCCCAACAAG ATGATCCGGAAAGGCCTGTTCAAAGACCAGCACTTTGATCAGAACCTCAACTTCCTCTACATTGAAGTAGATAAAGTGACTGAAAGG GAGAAGGTGACAGTGATGAGCACCATCAACCCCACCAAGGACCTGTTGTGTGACATGGTGGGGGGCCAGCGGCTGCCCGAGGAGCAGAGGAAGAAGGTCCTGATCCTCAAAGACCTGATCGACGCCACTCTGATGCTGGACCCGGCCAAACGCATCAGTATCAACCAGGCCCTGCAGCACCCCTTCATCCAGGAGAAAATCTGA